In one Halorubrum sp. CBA1229 genomic region, the following are encoded:
- a CDS encoding AAA family ATPase produces MKAFGDEDTIFEDMDVLNPNEQTYQPESLPEREVELDQIHSALRPATMGSTPLNLIVYGQSGQGKTVGIRLKTDQLQEYADDSEMDLTVVHIRCKGMDGSYHVLTHLVKRLREKRFGPGEELPSGHQRKTLLNMVIENLEEIGGTVIVVLDEIDAIGDDDYILYELPRSNPDGVRLSLIGITNDLQFRENLDADVRSSLGEDEVRFEPYDADQLRNILARRAVGALRDTYFEDDIEDYQHLRSEILSDDTIPLAAALGAQDTGDAREAIRLLFRATRFADDRGETIVTEEHVREARDFLETKAIESGIQTLPNQRMLALMAVTYHGIHGDTPVTTTPIYTQYKTFCEYAEVNALSNRRFRDRLNDLADTNVLNKRQGRGRGDENQYSLAVDLDTALENLPKESERLGDVATVLREQGGVAGN; encoded by the coding sequence ATGAAGGCGTTCGGCGACGAGGACACGATCTTCGAGGATATGGACGTCCTCAACCCTAACGAGCAGACGTATCAGCCCGAGTCGCTGCCGGAGCGCGAGGTCGAACTCGATCAGATCCACTCCGCACTCCGTCCAGCGACGATGGGCTCGACGCCGCTCAACCTGATCGTATACGGTCAATCCGGGCAGGGGAAGACCGTCGGAATCCGCCTCAAGACCGACCAGCTTCAGGAGTACGCCGATGACTCCGAGATGGACCTCACCGTGGTTCACATCCGTTGTAAGGGCATGGACGGGTCCTATCACGTCCTGACGCATCTCGTCAAGCGACTCCGTGAGAAGCGATTCGGCCCCGGTGAGGAGCTCCCGAGCGGTCACCAGCGGAAGACCCTCCTCAACATGGTGATCGAGAACTTGGAGGAGATCGGCGGGACGGTCATCGTCGTCCTCGACGAGATCGATGCCATCGGCGACGACGACTACATCCTCTACGAACTCCCGCGGTCGAATCCGGACGGGGTCCGTCTCTCGCTCATCGGAATCACGAACGACCTCCAGTTCCGTGAGAACCTCGACGCCGACGTCCGGTCGAGCCTTGGCGAGGATGAGGTTCGCTTCGAACCCTATGACGCCGATCAGCTCCGCAACATCCTCGCACGGCGTGCCGTCGGTGCCCTCCGTGACACGTATTTCGAGGACGATATCGAGGACTACCAGCATCTCCGAAGCGAGATTCTAAGCGACGACACGATCCCGCTTGCTGCGGCGTTAGGCGCACAGGACACGGGAGACGCTCGCGAAGCGATCCGGCTGCTGTTCCGTGCGACCAGATTCGCCGACGATAGAGGTGAGACGATCGTCACAGAAGAGCACGTGCGCGAGGCACGTGACTTCCTCGAGACGAAGGCTATCGAGTCGGGGATTCAGACACTCCCGAATCAACGAATGCTCGCGCTCATGGCGGTCACGTATCACGGGATTCACGGCGATACCCCCGTGACGACAACACCGATCTACACCCAGTACAAGACCTTCTGCGAGTACGCAGAGGTGAACGCCCTCTCGAACCGGCGATTCCGTGACCGACTCAACGATCTCGCCGATACGAACGTGCTCAATAAGCGGCAGGGCCGGGGTCGTGGAGACGAAAACCAGTATTCGCTGGCGGTCGATCTCGATACGGCGCTCGAGAATCTCCCGAAGGAATCGGAGCGTCTGGGGGATGTCGCAACGGTTCTTCGAGAACAGGGTGGTGTTGCGGGCAACTAA